The following is a genomic window from Verrucomicrobiota bacterium.
GATCATGGCGGTGAATCTTCGGGCACCGCTGCTCCTCATCCGTGCGGCCTTGGAGCCCCTCGCCGCCGCCCGTGGCGCAGTGCTCAACATCGGGTCCGTGCTCGCCTATTGTGGCCAGGCTAATCTGCTCGCGTATTCAGTCTCCAAAGGCGGCTTGGTGACTCTCACGCGCAATCTGGCCGACACGCTCGGCCCGCGCGGCGTCCGCGTTAACCAGCTCAACGTTGGGTGGACGCTCACGGAAAACGAATACCACGTTAAGCTCCGCGACGGCTTGCCCGCCGACTGGCCCAATCACCTTCCCGCCTACGCCGTTCCATCGGGCCGGCTCCTGCAACCCTGCCAAATTGCTGCCGCCGCGGTTTACTGGCTCGGCGATGAAAGCCGGCCAGTCACCGGGTCGGTCGTGGATATCGAGCAATATCCCGTCATCGGCCGGATTCCCAATCAGGAACGCAGCGCGCCCTCGCCCGTTTCATCCGCTTCTCTTGAAACAACTCCCAATTCCATTCCTCATGCTCTCACTTGAAGGAAAAACTGCCGTCATCACGGGCGGCGCCTCCGGCATCGGC
Proteins encoded in this region:
- a CDS encoding SDR family oxidoreductase; its protein translation is MRLQDKVILITGSTTGIGEAMARRCVAEGARVLLHGRTAERGRRLTEELGSNTAFHLDDLADSQSAQRMVDAALRAFGRLDALVNNAADNRRAHLEQTTPAFFDQIMAVNLRAPLLLIRAALEPLAAARGAVLNIGSVLAYCGQANLLAYSVSKGGLVTLTRNLADTLGPRGVRVNQLNVGWTLTENEYHVKLRDGLPADWPNHLPAYAVPSGRLLQPCQIAAAAVYWLGDESRPVTGSVVDIEQYPVIGRIPNQERSAPSPVSSASLETTPNSIPHALT